The proteins below are encoded in one region of Anguilla anguilla isolate fAngAng1 chromosome 3, fAngAng1.pri, whole genome shotgun sequence:
- the LOC118223457 gene encoding uncharacterized protein LOC118223457 isoform X1 — MHISISNAGSPTIKECNSCCGHLFHCLLCPTFKPTKKANIQRRVDTHAKQCISKITEWVQCYNCEGWPHTDCAGPSYPHLRDGTFCCGREASDACNRAIELLHTHGIQGLLSADEIKSLHEQLKTGIKRSNRMCLWENPTASLNLKLRLKPNMLHFDENQTVELMKLIESPTGQDKKIDRGEFSMMDYFFVVILQEVIIRILEKNECFSCYWAKYAMASEFHH; from the exons ATGCATATATCCATATCAAATGCTGGCTCTCCAACAATTAAAGAATGCAACTCGTGCTGTGGACACTTATTCCACTGCCTGCTGTGCCCAACCTTCAAACCAACTAAGAAGGCAAATATTCAGAGACGCGTggacacacatgcaaaacagtGCATTTCAAAG ATCACTGAATGGGTGCAATGCTACAACTGTGAAGGGTGGCCCCACACAGACTGTGCTGGTCCATCCTATCCTCATTTGAGGGATGGGACATTCTGTTGTGGACGTGAAGCTAGCGACGCCTGCAATAG AGCCATTGAATTGCTGCACACGCATGGCATCCAGGGTCTGTTATCCGCAGATGAAATAAAG AGCTTGCATGAGCAATTAAAAACAGGCATCAAGAGGTCCAACAGGATGTGCCTGTGGGAGAATCCCACGGCATCCCTGAATCTGAAACTGAGATTGAAGCCAAATATGCTTCATTTTGATGAGAACCAG ACTGTTGAGCTTATGAAGCTGATAGAATCTCCTACCggacaagacaaaaaaattgaCAGAGGTGAATTCAGCATGATGGACTACTTCTTTGTTGTAATACTTCAAGAG gtCATCATCAGGATCTTGGAAAAGAATGAGTGCTTCAGCTGCTATTGGGCAAAATATGCCATGGCCAGTGAATTTCACCATTAA
- the LOC118223457 gene encoding uncharacterized protein LOC118223457 isoform X2, whose product MHISISNAGSPTIKECNSCCGHLFHCLLCPTFKPTKKANIQRRVDTHAKQCISKITEWVQCYNCEGWPHTDCAGPSYPHLRDGTFCCGREASDACNRAIELLHTHGIQGLLSADEIKSLHEQLKTGIKRSNRMCLWENPTASLNLKLRLKPNMLHFDENQVIIRILEKNECFSCYWAKYAMASEFHH is encoded by the exons ATGCATATATCCATATCAAATGCTGGCTCTCCAACAATTAAAGAATGCAACTCGTGCTGTGGACACTTATTCCACTGCCTGCTGTGCCCAACCTTCAAACCAACTAAGAAGGCAAATATTCAGAGACGCGTggacacacatgcaaaacagtGCATTTCAAAG ATCACTGAATGGGTGCAATGCTACAACTGTGAAGGGTGGCCCCACACAGACTGTGCTGGTCCATCCTATCCTCATTTGAGGGATGGGACATTCTGTTGTGGACGTGAAGCTAGCGACGCCTGCAATAG AGCCATTGAATTGCTGCACACGCATGGCATCCAGGGTCTGTTATCCGCAGATGAAATAAAG AGCTTGCATGAGCAATTAAAAACAGGCATCAAGAGGTCCAACAGGATGTGCCTGTGGGAGAATCCCACGGCATCCCTGAATCTGAAACTGAGATTGAAGCCAAATATGCTTCATTTTGATGAGAACCAG gtCATCATCAGGATCTTGGAAAAGAATGAGTGCTTCAGCTGCTATTGGGCAAAATATGCCATGGCCAGTGAATTTCACCATTAA